Proteins from a genomic interval of Drosophila melanogaster chromosome 2R:
- the magu gene encoding magu, isoform A: MLARCVLFVTWLAVFIATGKSDDQLMKLPACAAKQGECDDNEGPVCGTDGQTYPTRCHLLRAQCGGHQVSLKYSGSCNACLEAVKFARRQQERDPGYFVPRCRKDGNFAAMQCYGNNGCWCSDSQGRPIADDNKQFRRKGKLRCRANRRDRRRLASHQIGYNPDTSASKGSSEAGSTAHRTCSKSDRSQFNTNLMRMFRNEAQSFFRQPSLSDSHILEWQFSKLDTNGNKLLDRQEIRELKKVLRRNVKPRRCGRTFGKYCDVTKDANLNWLEWSVCFTKEFHNRSAVVNLLASSAATAPPHSTHYSIHNTNVNGHHRGHTNTIGTGVNPHSYSEDASGSEEHEDNYEDSATGYGGEEDDSQGADLPSSRTHIPSLYMLNSKPETASQDLENDSNCWMDQSVTLEEQGHGGKSVLFVPQCLPDGRYQRIQCYSSTSTSYCWCVNEDTGKSIPGTSVKNKRPQCDESVAVRPMKGCTEPRKTQFLKELKAYLNTSLLPSSTTGSNSSMWKTDDERIATLSFVYLDKNKNKSWDRREWKNFRDLVTSASHLRRCGKKMPRYCDVNGDKKISLAEWLNCLQATPRESATTAKPAQSNETASPKFQGVNPVERYLKD, translated from the exons ATGTTGGCGAGATGTGTTTTGTTCGTCACTTGGCTGGCGGTTTTCATTGCGACTGGAAAAAGTGACGATCAGTTG ATGAAGCTCCCCGCCTGCGCCGCCAAACAGGGAGAGTGCGATGATAACGAGGGTCCCGTCTGCGGCACCGATGGCCAAACCTATCCCACCAGGTGTCATCTGCTGCGGGCGCAGTGCGGTGGCCACCAGGTGAGCCTCAAGTACAGCGGCTCCTGCAATG CCTGCCTGGAGGCGGTGAAATTTGCCCGTCGTCAGCAGGAGCGAGATCCCGGATACTTTGTGCCCCGATGCAGGAAGGATGGCAACTTTGCGGCTATGCAGTGCTACGGGAACAACGGATGCTGGTGCAGCGACAGTCAGGGCAGGCCCATCGCGGATGATAACAAGCAATTCCGGCGAAAGGGAAAGCTGCGCTGCAGGGCCAATCGACGTGACCGACGCCGCCTGGCATCGCATCAGATTGGCTACAATCCGGATACATCTGCGTCCAAAGGCAGTTCGGAGGCAGGATCAACAGCCCACCGGACTTGCAGCAAGTCCGATCGGTCGCAATTCAACACCAACCTGATGAGGATGTTCCGGAACGAGGCTCAGAGCTTTTTCCGCCAGCCATCTCTCTCGGATTCCCACATCCTGGAGTGGCAGTTCTCCAAGCTGGACACGAATGGCAACAAGTTGCTCGATCGTCAGGAGATTCGGGAGCTGAAGAAGGTACTCAGGCGG AACGTTAAACCTCGTCGTTGTGGACGGACCTTTGGTAAATACTGTGATGTAACCAAGGATGCCAATCTCAATTGGTTGGAATGGAGCGTCTGCTTTACCAAGGAGTTTCACAACC GTAGTGCTGTCGTAAATCTTCTGGCGAGCAGTGCAGCCACCGCACCACCACACTCCACCCACTACAGCATCCACAACACCAACGTCAATGGCCACCACCGAGGTCACACCAATACCATTGGCACTGGAGTTAATCCACACTCATATTCCGAGGATGCGAGTGGCAGTGAGGAGCACGAGGACAACTACGAGGACAGTGCAACGGGCTACGGAGGTGAAGAGGACGACTCGCAAGGAGCAGATCTGCCCAGTTCACGAACGCATATCCCATCATTATATA tgcTCAACTCAAAGCCAGAGACGGCGAGCCAGGACTTGGAAAATGACTCCAACTGCTGGATGGATCAGTCGGTCACGCTGGAGGAGCAAGGC CACGGTGGAAAGAGCGTCCTATTTGTGCCGCAGTGCCTTCCGGATGGTCGCTATCAGCGCATTCAGTGCTACTCCTCCACGTCCACTTCGTACTGCTGGTGCGTCAACGAGGACACGGGAAAGAGCATCCCGGGCACATCGGTGAAGAACAAGCGGCCTCAGTGTGACGAGAGCGTGGCCGTGCGACCCATGAAGGGATGCACCGAGCCGCGCAAGACGCAGTTCCTCAAAGAGCTAAAGGCTTACCTCAACACCTCTCTTCTGCCCAGCAGCACCACCGG TTCGAATTCTAGCATGTGGAAAACAGACGATGAGCGAATCGCCACTCTGAGCTTTGTTTATCTGGACAAGAACAAGAATAAGTCGTGGGATCGTCGAGAGTGGAAGAACTTTCGCGATCTGGTTACCAGTGCCAG CCACTTGCGCAGATGCGGCAAGAAGATGCCGCGCTACTGCGACGTCAATGGTGACAAAAAGATCTCGCTGGCCGAGTGGCTCAATTGCCTGCAAGCAACTCCGCGGGAAAGTGCCACCACGGCCAAGCCGGCACAGTCAA ATGAGACCGCCAGTCCAAAGTTTCAAGGTGTGAATCCGGTGGAGCGATATCTGAAAGATTAA
- the PIG-N gene encoding phosphatidylinositol glycan anchor biosynthesis class N: protein MWIAYALVVHVLLLGSIFVIYFRSPVITGLTPQKHLLYYGLEPPANRLVLIVTDGFRADSFFEENCRYVPNLRKIFLREGVVGVSRTRVPTETRPGHITLIAGLYEDPSAVLRGWKSNPIDFDTVFNRSSQTYAWGANDVLNVFSHVSNGGEINLRFYNHDLDFSPGYDAYEEDEWVFKRVKLLLQQKREALQRAQNVVFFLHLLGLDTAGHVHKPGAPKFRRTLEKTEKGVYAIYQEFERVFPDKRTAYLLTADHGMTDSGAHGSGSPHETDTPFMLWGAGASRAVPKPGGRTFMPNNEGPAMPLHELEQAQLTPLMSALLGLAPPMNNFGKLPLGYLNVSKEYEAMAAHVNALQLLEQYVALQKQHKKGFFADILLEYDVLNAEAIKRYKDTIVQLQKKREYSLCIDKSQVIMSQALEGIDYYHGYYRRVLLLSTTSTFLGWMFYIYRLLSRNRASKVELVLERSNKIVRVSIVSSVIVLIICLLSQGTPLDISFYLLLPYFVWLKALQPWNINFSSSPASAYSVPALQTSMWQLVLLIACAELMVFTFFERRLIALCFCVFACYNSWENFQWKSRDFFSWLALVLILSCFPLLPLSVGYQNGYLLGAGVIVIFTNSFWNSKSRLCYRNHTKYSNALILLQTILCAYLHSNGINIPIPLKLASWLYLVYAFASILLSKESRLDLRLAQIGFNLGSLYATLCTSYEAVFVQLLTIELNISLRAQSARAERSVLRLAFTLLLYTFFSLFGSGNIASISSFDPNIARCYLSHFAPFVIMGLVLLKLLVPVVLIMSVIYANSEFVRQHEEQIFICLLLICDVMGLNFLFLVRNQGSWLDIGTSISHFVIMEVTTLVMLVIFYTAKQLLRVIPWEEIDFKMLPLRLIHWDVISAKHH, encoded by the exons ATGTGGATTGCTTACGCCCTGGTGGTCCACGTACTGCTTCTAGGCTCAATTTTCGTGATCTACTTTCGTTCGCCGGTGATCACGGGCCTTACTCCACAGAAGCATCTTTTATATTACGGCTTGGAGCCACCGGCGAATCGTTTAGTGCTGATCGTGACCGATGGATTCCGTGCCGACTCCTTCTTTGAGGAGAACTGCCGCTATGTGCCCAACCTGCGCAAGATCTTCTTGCGGGAGGGCGTCGTGGGCGTGTCACGCACTCGTGTGCCAACGGAAACCCGTCCCGGACACATCACCCTAATTGCCGGACTCTACGAGGATCCATCGGCAGTGCTGCGCGGCTGGAAAAGTAATCCCATCGATTTCGACACCGTATTCAACCGAAGCTCACAGACCTACGCATGGGGCGCGAACGATGTTCTCAATGTGTTTTCCCATGTGTCCAACGGTGGCGAAATAAATCTCCGGTTCTACAACCACGATCTGGACTTTTCGCCAGGCTACGATGCCTACGAGGAAGACGAGTGGGTTTTCAAAAGGGTGAAGTTGTTGCTCCAGCAGAAGAGAGAAGCCCTGCAGCGGGCACAGAACGTCGTGTTTTTTCTGCACCTCCTTGGACTGGACACCGCTGGACATGTCCACAAGCCAGGCGCGCCAAAGTTTCGACGGACCTTGGAAAAGACGGAAAAAGGTGTTTACGCAATATACCAGGAGTTCGAGCGGGTGTTTCCCGATAAGCGAACTGCTTACTTGTTGACCGCGGATCATGGAATGACGGATTCGG GTGCCCACGGTTCTGGTTCGCCCCATGAAACGGACACCCCTTTTATGCTCTGGGGTGCAGGAGCCTCGCGGGCCGTTCCCAAACCTGGAGGGCGAACATTTATGCCCAACAATGAGGGTCCTGCAATGCCACTGCACGAATTGGAGCAAGCCCAACTTACACCCCTGATGTCCGCGTTGTTGGGTCTCGCACCGCCCATGAACAACTTTGGGAAGTTGCCGTTGGGTTACTTGAATGTCAGCAAGGAATACGAGGCAATGGCTGCCCATGTAAACGCTCTGCAGCTACTAGAACAGTATGTGGCCCTGCAAAAGCAGCATAAAAAGGGATTTTTCGCGGATATTTTACTCGAGTATGATGTTTTAAACGCCGAAGCGATCAAACGATACAAGGATACTATCGTACAGCTGCAGAAGAAGAGGGAGTATTCACTTTGTATAGACAAGAGCCAAGTCATCATGTCGCAAGCCCTCGAGGGCATCGATTACTATCACGGATACTACCGTAGAGTGCTTTTACTGAGCACCACTTCCACATTCCTGGGATGGATGTTCTACATCTACCGCCTTCTGTCTAGGAACAGGGCCAGTAAAGTGGAATTGGTCCTCGAAAGGAGTAACAAAATAGTCAGAGTGAGCATAGTTAGTTCAGTGATCGTGCTCATTATTTGTTTGCTGAGCCAAGGAACACCACTGGATATATCCTTTTATCTGCTGCTTCCATATTTCGTTTGGCTTAAGGCTTTGCAACCTTGGAACATTAACTTCTCTTCATCGCCAGCTTCAGCGTATAGTGTGCCGGCCCTGCAGACCTCAATGTGGCAGCTTGTGTTACTCATCGCTTGCGCAGAGCTAATGGTCTTTACCTTCTTCGAGCGCCGCCTCATCGCGCTGTGCTTCTGCGTCTTTGCCTGCTACAATAGCTGGGAAAATTTTCAATGGAAATCCAGGGATTTCTTTTCCTGGCTGGCATTGGTCCTGATTCTGTCATGCTttccgctgctgccgctgtcaGTGGGCTACCAAAATGGATACCTGCTTGGAGCTGGAGTTATAGTCATTTTTACGAACTCATTTTGGAATTCTAAGTCGAGATTATGCTACAGGAACCACACAAAGTACTCTAATGCCTTGATACTGCTGCAAACTATATTGTGTGCTTATCTTCACTCAAACGGCATTAATATACCAATTCCATTGAAATTGGCTAGCTGGTTGTACCTGGTATACGCCTTTGCATCTATATTGCTGAGCAAAGAATCAAGACTGGATTTGCGTCTCGCCCAGATTGGCTTTAATTTGGGATCTCTCTACGCAACACTATGTACGTCCTATGAGGCTGTGTTCGTTCAATTGCTGACTATAGAGCTGAATATCTCGTTGAGGGCTCAAAGTGCGCGGGCAGAGAGATCAGTTCTCCGTCTGGCCTTCACCCTGCTATTGTACACCTTCTTTTCGCTCTTTGGATCCGGAAACATAGCGTCAATCAGCTCCTTTGATCCGAACATCGCTCGCTGCTACCTCAGTCATTTTGCTCCCTTTGTAATCATGGGTCTGGTGCTACTGAAACTACTCGTTCCTGTGGTGCTTATCATGTCGGTGATCTATGCCAACAGCGAGTTTGTACGCCAGCACGAGGAGCAGATCTTCATCTGTCTGCTGCTCATTTGCGATGTAATGGGCCTGAACTTCCTATTCCTGGTACGGAACCAGGGCTCCTGGCTGGACATCGGTACGTCCATATCACACTTCGTTATCATGGAGGTAACCACGCTGGTGATGCTCGTGATCTTCTATACCGCAAAGCAGCTGCTGCGAGTGATTCCTTGGGAGGAAATAGACTTCAAAATGTTGCCGCTGCGTTTAATCCACTGGGATGTGATCAGCGCCAAACATCACTAG
- the magu gene encoding magu, isoform F, giving the protein MLARCVLFVTWLAVFIATGKSDDQLMKLPACAAKQGECDDNEGPVCGTDGQTYPTRCHLLRAQCGGHQVSLKYSGSCNACLEAVKFARRQQERDPGYFVPRCRKDGNFAAMQCYGNNGCWCSDSQGRPIADDNKQFRRKGKLRCRANRRDRRRLASHQIGYNPDTSASKGSSEAGSTAHRTCSKSDRSQFNTNLMRMFRNEAQSFFRQPSLSDSHILEWQFSKLDTNGNKLLDRQEIRELKKVLRRNVKPRRCGRTFGKYCDVTKDANLNWLEWSVCFTKEFHNLLNSKPETASQDLENDSNCWMDQSVTLEEQGHGGKSVLFVPQCLPDGRYQRIQCYSSTSTSYCWCVNEDTGKSIPGTSVKNKRPQCDESVAVRPMKGCTEPRKTQFLKELKAYLNTSLLPSSTTGSNSSMWKTDDERIATLSFVYLDKNKNKSWDRREWKNFRDLVTSASHLRRCGKKMPRYCDVNGDKKISLAEWLNCLQATPRESATTAKPAQSNETASPKFQGVNPVERYLKD; this is encoded by the exons ATGTTGGCGAGATGTGTTTTGTTCGTCACTTGGCTGGCGGTTTTCATTGCGACTGGAAAAAGTGACGATCAGTTG ATGAAGCTCCCCGCCTGCGCCGCCAAACAGGGAGAGTGCGATGATAACGAGGGTCCCGTCTGCGGCACCGATGGCCAAACCTATCCCACCAGGTGTCATCTGCTGCGGGCGCAGTGCGGTGGCCACCAGGTGAGCCTCAAGTACAGCGGCTCCTGCAATG CCTGCCTGGAGGCGGTGAAATTTGCCCGTCGTCAGCAGGAGCGAGATCCCGGATACTTTGTGCCCCGATGCAGGAAGGATGGCAACTTTGCGGCTATGCAGTGCTACGGGAACAACGGATGCTGGTGCAGCGACAGTCAGGGCAGGCCCATCGCGGATGATAACAAGCAATTCCGGCGAAAGGGAAAGCTGCGCTGCAGGGCCAATCGACGTGACCGACGCCGCCTGGCATCGCATCAGATTGGCTACAATCCGGATACATCTGCGTCCAAAGGCAGTTCGGAGGCAGGATCAACAGCCCACCGGACTTGCAGCAAGTCCGATCGGTCGCAATTCAACACCAACCTGATGAGGATGTTCCGGAACGAGGCTCAGAGCTTTTTCCGCCAGCCATCTCTCTCGGATTCCCACATCCTGGAGTGGCAGTTCTCCAAGCTGGACACGAATGGCAACAAGTTGCTCGATCGTCAGGAGATTCGGGAGCTGAAGAAGGTACTCAGGCGG AACGTTAAACCTCGTCGTTGTGGACGGACCTTTGGTAAATACTGTGATGTAACCAAGGATGCCAATCTCAATTGGTTGGAATGGAGCGTCTGCTTTACCAAGGAGTTTCACAACC tgcTCAACTCAAAGCCAGAGACGGCGAGCCAGGACTTGGAAAATGACTCCAACTGCTGGATGGATCAGTCGGTCACGCTGGAGGAGCAAGGC CACGGTGGAAAGAGCGTCCTATTTGTGCCGCAGTGCCTTCCGGATGGTCGCTATCAGCGCATTCAGTGCTACTCCTCCACGTCCACTTCGTACTGCTGGTGCGTCAACGAGGACACGGGAAAGAGCATCCCGGGCACATCGGTGAAGAACAAGCGGCCTCAGTGTGACGAGAGCGTGGCCGTGCGACCCATGAAGGGATGCACCGAGCCGCGCAAGACGCAGTTCCTCAAAGAGCTAAAGGCTTACCTCAACACCTCTCTTCTGCCCAGCAGCACCACCGG TTCGAATTCTAGCATGTGGAAAACAGACGATGAGCGAATCGCCACTCTGAGCTTTGTTTATCTGGACAAGAACAAGAATAAGTCGTGGGATCGTCGAGAGTGGAAGAACTTTCGCGATCTGGTTACCAGTGCCAG CCACTTGCGCAGATGCGGCAAGAAGATGCCGCGCTACTGCGACGTCAATGGTGACAAAAAGATCTCGCTGGCCGAGTGGCTCAATTGCCTGCAAGCAACTCCGCGGGAAAGTGCCACCACGGCCAAGCCGGCACAGTCAA ATGAGACCGCCAGTCCAAAGTTTCAAGGTGTGAATCCGGTGGAGCGATATCTGAAAGATTAA
- the Cdc2rk gene encoding Cdc2-related kinase: protein MSSLKSNDVDTNPAPDPQAPITRKGFLMSLNTGTPMPIPEQNLFGRCRPVSEFEKLNRVGEGSYGIVYRARDTRSNEIVALKKVRMDQEKDGLPISGLREIMILKQCHHENIVRLREVVVGKSLDSIFLVMDFCEQDLASVLDNMSQPFTESEVKCITLQVLKALKYLHSRFMIHRDLKVSNLLMTDKGCIKVADFGLARMFSNPPKPMTPQMVTLWYRAPELLLGCRTHTTAVDMWAFGCILGELLLGKPLLPGNSEIAQLDMIIDLLGAPSESIWPGFADLPAVQNFTLSQQPYNNLTPKFHMIGQSGRNLLNILFIYNPKTRATAEECLKSKYFVDPPQACDPGMMPTFPQHRNNAAPAPAVQPPADIPISDLLNVFIKRQRME from the exons ATGTCCAGCTTAAAGTCAAACGATGTGGACACCAATCCCGCGCCGGATCCCCAGGCGCCCATTACCCGGAAGGGCTTCCTAATGTCGCTTAACACCGGAACACCCATGCCGATTCCCGAGCAGAATCTG TTTGGCCGCTGTCGTCCTGTCTCCGAATTCGAGAAACTGAACCGCGTTGGCGAGGGCAGCTATGGAATTGTCT ATCGCGCACGTGACACTCGTAGCAATGAGATTGTGGCCTTAAAGAAGGTCCGCATGGATCAGGAAAAGGATGGTCTGCCAATTAGTGGACTCCGCGAGATCATGATCCTAAAGCAGTGCCATCATGAGAATATTGTCCGCTTGCGTGAGGTGGTGGTGGGCAAAAGCTTGGACAGCATCTTCCTGGTAATGGATTTCTGCGAGCAGGACCTAGCCTCCGTGCTAGACAACATGTCGCAGCCCTTCACCGAGTCCGAGGTTAAGTGCATCACCTTGCAGGTGCTTAAAGCCTTGAAATATCTCCATTCGCGCTTTATGATCCATAGGGATCTAAAGGTATCCAATCTGCTGATGACCGACAAGGGCTGCATTAAAGTTG CTGATTTTGGACTGGCCCGCATGTTTAGCAATCCCCCGAAACCAATGACTCCACAGATGGTTACTTTGTGGTACCGGGCACCTGAACTTCTTTTGGGATGCCGAACACACACCACGGCGGTGGATATGTGGGCTTTTGGCTGCATTCTTGGTGAGCTGCTGCTCGGAAAACCTTTGCTGCCGGGTAATTCGGAGATAGCACAGCTGGACATGATCATCGATCTCTTGGGAGCTCCATCGGAGTCCATTTGGCCTGGCTTTGCCGATCTGCCCGCTGTACAAAATTTTACCTTAAGTCAGCAGCCCTACAATAACCTTACGCCGAAGTTTCACATGATTGGCCAATCAGGCAGGAATCTCCTGAACATTTTGTTTATCTATAACCCAAAAACGAGAGCCACGGCCGAAGAGTGCCTGAAAAGCAAGTACTTTGTCGATCCGCCGCAGG CTTGTGACCCGGGCATGATGCCCACTTTCCCTCAGCACAGGAACAATGCTGCACCTGCTCCAGCTGTCCAGCCTCCCGCCGACATTCCCATCTCGGATTTACTCAATGTATTTATTAAGCGTCAACGCATGGAGTAA
- the mRpL42 gene encoding mitochondrial ribosomal protein L42, isoform B gives MSAARLYGGFRLFSSSAVQRNAVGGKSLVEAVAVTKNGRTIVAWHPDTPVPYENTLPLPEISEIQSSAVVKESALKTAMRAFKSKHPEVARQELMQLTHTTKHRWFPRARDRKAKQTPMDRPYL, from the coding sequence ATGTCAGCGGCACGTTTATACGGAGGATTTCGTTTATTTTCCTCGAGTGCCGTGCAGCGCAATGCCGTCGGTGGCAAGAGCCTGGTGGAGGCCGTGGCAGTGACCAAAAATGGTCGCACCATTGTGGCCTGGCATCCGGACACACCAGTTCCCTACGAGAACACCCTGCCGCTGCCAGAGATCAGCGAGATTCAGAGCTCGGCGGTGGTTAAGGAATCGGCTCTGAAGACGGCGATGCGTGCCTTTAAAAGCAAACATCCAGAAGTGGCTCGCCAGGAGCTGATGCAGCTGACCCACACGACTAAACACCGCTGGTTTCCACGCGCCCGCGACAGGAAGGCCAAGCAAACGCCGATGGACCGGCCGTACCTATAG